The DNA sequence AGCCCGTCACCGTGGGGAGCACGCGGGTCTCCGTCGACGTCCTGCTGTTCTCGCGGCGCTGACACGCATCGCTCCCGCCGCAGAAGAGTCCGCAGCGTTCCTTGTGCACAACGGCAAAGGGCCGCCTCCCGAGGGAGACGGCCCTGCAGTCGCTGGTGCGACTCAGCGAGCGAAGTAGCCGCGGTAGTACTCGTAGACCCAGCCCACGATGCAGACGACGCTGAACGCGACACCGATGAAGCAGATCCAGATCCCGACGGCGAGACCGAGCATCACGAGACCCGCGCCGAAGGCCAGAGAGACCGGCCACCAGCTCCACGGGCTGAAGTGACCCAGCTCCGGGTCGCCGTCGTCGATGTTGGCGTCGAGACGGTCCTCGGGCAGTTCGCCGCCCTGGGAGGCGTGCGAGCGGCCCACGTAGAACGCGATGAACGCGGCGAGA is a window from the Leifsonia sp. AG29 genome containing:
- a CDS encoding cytochrome c oxidase subunit 4 translates to MRTNAILFWILSAFFVLSAIVYTLWNLIDPFHRNVEWVGTVALVLSAILAAFIAFYVGRSHASQGGELPEDRLDANIDDGDPELGHFSPWSWWPVSLAFGAGLVMLGLAVGIWICFIGVAFSVVCIVGWVYEYYRGYFAR